In Candidatus Hydrogenedentota bacterium, the following proteins share a genomic window:
- a CDS encoding prolyl oligopeptidase family serine peptidase — translation MQRVTIIVYGCAACAALSAAPATQEDAVSAMSNTAVSFTSMPIEKRGTVCPVAVWLPPDYTADQAWPLVVFLHGSGERGDDGLLQTTVGIGPALQQHPERFPAVVLLPQCPRDLFWSEVLEHIEAAMEQAKERYNIDRDRVYLTGISMGGYGTWLWGAMKTDSFAALMPICGGGHVMDISLISKRAIGKYFGTFEDRIERLATVPIWAFHGADDDTVPPRCSREMVERVKAAGGDVHYTEFEGTGHNSWDQAYAHEEALQWLFSQRKSGRETGVKD, via the coding sequence ATGCAACGAGTAACGATCATCGTGTACGGTTGCGCCGCTTGCGCGGCACTTTCGGCCGCGCCGGCAACGCAAGAGGATGCAGTATCCGCCATGAGCAACACGGCCGTTTCCTTTACAAGCATGCCCATAGAAAAGCGCGGGACGGTCTGTCCGGTGGCCGTGTGGCTGCCGCCGGACTACACGGCCGACCAGGCCTGGCCACTGGTGGTGTTTTTGCACGGCTCCGGCGAGCGGGGCGACGATGGCCTGCTGCAAACGACGGTCGGCATCGGTCCCGCGCTCCAGCAGCATCCTGAGCGCTTTCCCGCGGTGGTGCTGCTGCCGCAGTGCCCGCGCGACCTGTTCTGGAGCGAGGTGCTGGAGCACATCGAGGCGGCGATGGAGCAGGCGAAGGAGCGATACAACATCGACCGGGACCGCGTTTATCTTACGGGCATTTCGATGGGAGGCTATGGCACATGGCTCTGGGGCGCCATGAAAACGGACTCGTTCGCGGCCCTCATGCCGATTTGCGGCGGCGGTCACGTGATGGACATTTCGCTGATCTCGAAGAGAGCGATTGGGAAATACTTCGGCACGTTTGAGGACCGCATTGAACGACTCGCAACGGTCCCGATCTGGGCCTTTCACGGCGCGGACGACGACACCGTTCCGCCGCGATGCAGCCGCGAGATGGTCGAGCGGGTGAAGGCAGCGGGCGGCGACGTGCATTACACGGAATTCGAGGGCACCGGCCATAATTCGTGGGACCAGGCCTATGCGCACGAGGAAGCGCTGCAGTGGCTCTTCTCGCAGCGCAAATCGGGCCGGGAAACGGGCGTGAAAGACTGA
- a CDS encoding PmoA family protein encodes MHKIVVVTSVVVLLAGAVQAQGIAGKKIELQAGGQRSVSVPVSLPWDGPAELEGVLQVRENATGEVFPATLCGGQLIFIPDGAMPKTTHEYTVEVESDPQGAHVDRVRIQQKGQEPVLEVYIEGALFTAYHYSNDNKKPFLWPMNADGGVSVTRDYPMAPIDIKMAEDHPHHKSVWSAYGDIRLPGGEGVDCWAEGDNSGFQHSGEVTWGSGDAYGWIRADNVWQDKDHNPIVREQREYRFYATPPRGRLFDVAVTFTAEYGEVTFKDTKEGGIVAVRMRPELSYRSAVITNAAGDEGEAACWGKPSPWCDFSGEMPEHGWLGLTVFDSPSNMRHPTSWHVRQYGLMGANCFGYSYFNEKDYNKGLIPENGDFVLNQGESVTFHYRVYVHNGDVKRARVADRYADYATPPQVRWLD; translated from the coding sequence ATGCACAAGATAGTCGTCGTAACCTCGGTAGTGGTACTCCTGGCAGGAGCGGTTCAGGCGCAGGGGATCGCGGGCAAGAAAATCGAGTTGCAGGCGGGCGGGCAGCGCAGTGTCAGCGTGCCTGTCAGTCTGCCCTGGGACGGACCCGCGGAACTCGAGGGGGTGCTCCAGGTCCGCGAGAACGCGACGGGCGAGGTTTTCCCCGCCACTCTGTGCGGCGGGCAACTGATCTTCATTCCGGACGGCGCGATGCCGAAGACGACGCATGAGTACACCGTCGAAGTAGAGTCCGACCCGCAAGGCGCGCACGTGGACCGCGTGCGCATCCAGCAGAAAGGGCAGGAGCCGGTGCTCGAGGTGTACATCGAAGGCGCGCTTTTCACCGCGTACCACTATTCGAACGACAACAAGAAGCCTTTCTTGTGGCCGATGAACGCCGACGGCGGCGTCTCCGTCACGCGCGATTACCCGATGGCCCCGATTGACATCAAGATGGCCGAGGACCATCCGCATCACAAATCCGTGTGGAGCGCCTACGGCGACATCCGCCTGCCCGGCGGGGAAGGCGTGGACTGCTGGGCCGAAGGCGATAACTCGGGCTTTCAGCACAGCGGCGAGGTAACCTGGGGTTCCGGCGACGCTTACGGCTGGATTCGCGCGGACAATGTCTGGCAGGACAAGGACCACAACCCGATCGTGCGCGAGCAGCGCGAGTATCGCTTCTACGCGACGCCGCCGCGCGGTCGCCTGTTCGATGTCGCGGTCACGTTTACCGCCGAATACGGCGAGGTTACGTTCAAGGACACAAAGGAGGGCGGTATCGTCGCCGTGCGCATGCGCCCCGAGCTCTCCTATCGCAGCGCGGTCATCACAAATGCCGCGGGCGACGAAGGCGAGGCCGCCTGCTGGGGCAAACCCTCGCCGTGGTGCGACTTCTCGGGCGAGATGCCCGAGCACGGCTGGCTCGGCTTGACGGTTTTTGACTCTCCGTCCAACATGCGCCACCCGACTTCGTGGCACGTGCGACAGTACGGACTCATGGGCGCGAATTGCTTCGGCTATTCCTATTTCAACGAGAAGGACTACAACAAGGGGCTAATCCCCGAGAACGGCGACTTCGTGCTGAACCAGGGCGAAAGCGTCACGTTCCACTACCGGGTCTACGTGCATAACGGCGACGTCAAGCGCGCCCGCGTCGCGGACCGCTACGCCGACTACGCAACGCCGCCTCAGGTGCGCTGGCTGGACTGA
- a CDS encoding RNA methyltransferase → MAGEIVWGVKPVREALQTPERINRLYFAAESRAQACDALLGAARAAALPFDFVPQARLNALTGVRDHQGVAAALSPVSYATLKPFLAACPVTATVLVLDQVQHPKNLGLLLRTAAGAGTTAVMLAARGGALVDGSVVRASAGAALQLPLICCKNVAQGIHALRDAGFWAYALEPKAPDNVFDVQWPARCALVVGNETSGVRPVVRKACDASVKIPLAGGLDSLNAAVAAGIALFQVAAWRRRAPQSSQRT, encoded by the coding sequence ATGGCGGGCGAAATAGTCTGGGGTGTGAAACCGGTGCGCGAGGCATTGCAGACGCCGGAGCGCATCAACCGGCTCTACTTTGCGGCCGAATCGCGCGCGCAGGCGTGCGACGCCTTGCTTGGAGCCGCTCGCGCGGCGGCACTGCCCTTCGATTTCGTGCCCCAAGCGAGGCTCAACGCGCTCACGGGCGTAAGGGACCATCAGGGCGTGGCGGCGGCGCTGAGTCCGGTCTCCTATGCCACCCTCAAACCGTTCCTCGCGGCGTGTCCCGTCACCGCGACGGTACTCGTGCTGGACCAGGTGCAACATCCGAAGAATCTCGGGTTGCTGTTGCGCACGGCCGCCGGGGCCGGAACTACGGCAGTGATGCTCGCCGCGCGCGGCGGCGCGTTGGTCGACGGGTCCGTGGTGCGGGCGAGCGCGGGCGCGGCGCTGCAACTGCCGCTGATCTGCTGCAAGAACGTCGCACAGGGCATTCACGCGCTGCGCGACGCCGGGTTCTGGGCTTATGCCCTGGAGCCGAAAGCGCCTGACAACGTATTCGATGTGCAATGGCCGGCCCGCTGCGCGCTGGTTGTCGGGAATGAGACGTCCGGTGTCCGGCCCGTGGTGCGCAAGGCCTGCGACGCGTCCGTTAAGATTCCCCTGGCTGGCGGCCTCGACAGCTTGAACGCCGCCGTGGCCGCGGGTATCGCCTTATTCCAGGTGGCGGCCTGGCGCCGCCGCGCGCCTCAGTCCAGCCAGCGCACCTGA
- a CDS encoding glycosyltransferase family 39 protein: MLEHTSPARGRNIHSRAGVSRTLLAVVLLLLVLCAAAVRAYRLDRLSFWGDEYWGCVAGLGAPTAAEYWDFVQLLGTNQPPLFPMLMYGWARLIGSTDLAPLRLLPLLFGLLTTPVAFGIGARVYGRRAGVFAAGCVAFSIMHIWYSQSVRPYALMLLLACVSLYALLRVLDHGSRLWAAVALAANLLGVFTHWFLVLLIGIESLALFLFRPGGRWRAVAWTALHALWLVPLAAYLMSRPPMNVDFENSLELWHVRDALLVEAVSDYRPTLPQRLVDDGSPRGRILAGAHAVLSTGTEILSAIALLWLAVEVLRIPRARRAGDAAQVRRGRLASVLLLVAVTPVAALALLQYALHLPFLWPRYTLYGSVARYVAIGGWIGGMRARTARWSLYGAAALCLGYQLVLFLPAVTRTDYLGVRDCLRAIAGPEDIILTDGYASACNLQYHLGPCDPPLFFANSPQVVCDVCVWRLGQCREGKGDTRRGGTVWFVRNQNWMQGRLWDFERELMDHGLIPHCREFPGTEGLILYEITCGLACDVTYQDIVPPIPAPEPVEVLDFLELVLANPAQVGLTSLDVRERALRLAGTNPVVIDNPVDTIIMMLLAAGDIRLGDTSARLWAEYEATPEAAFLSGLARAVAGDLADAGEAFGRALAGRSSPVVKPCGPFAAALRRGDYAAAYTAAERLRRSGHPWGVKLRETVRRLRSPESCLLPLGVLPVDGGDYERLARDFAAPPKCTGWHARANHAISEVLNIMGRTDEALDFARRAAHNQLVESYARARLRDLEMRGSAPAPPGT; the protein is encoded by the coding sequence GTGTTGGAACACACCAGCCCCGCCCGAGGGCGGAATATCCATTCGCGCGCCGGTGTTTCGCGCACGCTCCTTGCAGTCGTGCTCCTGCTGCTGGTTCTATGTGCCGCCGCGGTGCGCGCGTACCGCTTGGACCGGCTCTCGTTCTGGGGGGATGAATATTGGGGCTGCGTGGCGGGCCTCGGCGCGCCCACCGCCGCGGAGTATTGGGATTTCGTGCAGTTGCTCGGGACGAATCAGCCGCCTCTTTTCCCGATGCTCATGTATGGGTGGGCGCGGCTTATCGGCTCCACGGACTTGGCGCCGCTGCGCTTGCTGCCGTTGCTGTTCGGGCTGCTCACGACACCCGTGGCTTTCGGCATCGGAGCGCGCGTGTACGGGCGCAGGGCGGGCGTGTTCGCGGCCGGGTGCGTGGCGTTCTCAATCATGCACATCTGGTATTCGCAATCCGTGCGGCCTTACGCACTCATGCTTTTGCTGGCGTGCGTTTCTCTGTACGCGCTGCTGCGGGTGCTGGACCACGGGTCGCGGCTGTGGGCGGCCGTGGCGCTGGCGGCCAACCTGCTGGGCGTGTTCACGCACTGGTTTCTCGTACTATTGATCGGCATCGAATCGCTGGCGTTGTTCTTATTCCGTCCCGGTGGGCGCTGGCGCGCCGTGGCGTGGACCGCCTTGCACGCTCTCTGGCTGGTACCCTTGGCCGCGTACCTGATGAGCCGTCCCCCCATGAACGTGGACTTTGAGAATTCACTGGAACTGTGGCACGTGCGCGACGCCCTGCTGGTTGAGGCGGTTTCCGATTACCGTCCCACGTTGCCGCAACGCCTGGTTGACGACGGGTCGCCGCGAGGCCGGATACTTGCGGGGGCGCACGCTGTCTTGTCGACAGGCACGGAAATCCTCTCGGCCATTGCACTTCTCTGGCTTGCGGTAGAGGTGCTGCGCATCCCGCGGGCCCGGCGTGCCGGTGATGCGGCGCAAGTGCGCCGGGGGCGCCTGGCCTCGGTGTTGTTGCTTGTTGCCGTGACGCCGGTGGCGGCGCTGGCGCTGCTGCAATACGCGCTGCACCTGCCGTTTCTGTGGCCCCGCTACACGTTGTACGGGTCCGTGGCGCGGTATGTTGCCATAGGCGGCTGGATCGGGGGCATGCGGGCGCGTACGGCGCGTTGGAGTCTCTACGGCGCGGCGGCGCTGTGCCTTGGCTATCAACTGGTCCTGTTTCTTCCAGCGGTTACCCGTACCGACTATCTGGGCGTGCGGGACTGCCTCCGCGCAATTGCGGGGCCTGAGGACATTATTCTGACGGATGGGTATGCCTCGGCATGCAATCTGCAGTATCACCTGGGTCCGTGCGACCCGCCGTTGTTTTTCGCCAACAGTCCGCAGGTAGTGTGTGATGTGTGCGTGTGGCGGCTTGGCCAGTGCCGGGAAGGAAAGGGAGACACCAGACGCGGCGGAACCGTGTGGTTCGTCCGCAATCAGAACTGGATGCAGGGGCGGCTGTGGGACTTCGAGCGGGAATTGATGGACCACGGGTTGATCCCTCATTGCCGCGAGTTTCCGGGCACGGAAGGGCTCATCTTGTACGAAATCACCTGCGGCCTTGCCTGCGACGTCACATACCAGGACATCGTACCGCCCATTCCCGCGCCGGAGCCAGTTGAAGTGCTGGATTTTCTGGAACTGGTTCTGGCGAATCCGGCTCAGGTCGGCCTGACCAGCCTGGACGTGCGCGAGCGCGCACTGCGTCTGGCGGGAACGAATCCCGTGGTGATAGACAATCCGGTTGACACCATTATCATGATGCTCCTTGCCGCGGGCGATATCCGATTGGGCGATACGTCAGCGCGCCTGTGGGCCGAGTATGAGGCAACGCCCGAGGCCGCGTTCCTGTCCGGGCTTGCCCGGGCTGTAGCGGGCGATTTGGCGGACGCGGGGGAAGCTTTCGGCCGGGCGCTGGCCGGCAGGAGCAGTCCGGTCGTGAAACCCTGCGGCCCTTTCGCGGCGGCGCTGCGGCGCGGCGACTACGCCGCCGCATACACTGCGGCGGAACGCCTCCGCCGCAGCGGTCATCCCTGGGGCGTCAAGCTTCGAGAGACCGTGCGGCGGCTGCGCAGCCCGGAATCGTGCCTGTTGCCGCTGGGTGTCCTGCCTGTCGACGGCGGGGACTATGAACGGCTTGCGCGGGATTTCGCCGCGCCGCCCAAATGCACGGGTTGGCATGCGCGGGCAAACCACGCCATCTCGGAAGTGTTGAACATCATGGGAAGAACGGACGAAGCCCTGGATTTCGCACGGCGCGCCGCGCATAACCAATTGGTGGAGTCGTACGCGCGCGCCCGGCTACGCGACCTCGAAATGCGCGGCTCGGCGCCCGCGCCGCCGGGCACATGA
- a CDS encoding UDP-2,3-diacylglucosamine diphosphatase: MSTDTTSDDTLIFSDVHLRVTEPGRTREFAAFLRAIDTHQFRRVICLGDLFDFWFEYRHVIFSDYFEVLRAFAELRDAGVALHLICGNHDFWAGRFLRESLGFHIHLETELPFGDKRARLVHGDGINPNDWKYRFYKRIARNPFVVWAFRQLHPDWAMALARAVSHGSRTLYKVVDPANGPEAQSLREYACGVLARGEADIVICGHAHAATLEEHPTPGGTGLYLNPGDWLENRAFAVWDGESFRLRQGMP; this comes from the coding sequence GTGAGCACGGACACGACATCCGACGACACGCTGATATTTTCCGACGTGCATCTGCGCGTCACGGAGCCCGGTCGCACGCGTGAGTTCGCCGCGTTTCTCCGCGCAATTGACACGCACCAATTCCGGCGTGTTATCTGTCTTGGCGATCTCTTCGATTTCTGGTTCGAGTACCGCCATGTCATTTTCTCGGATTATTTCGAGGTGCTGCGCGCTTTCGCCGAATTGCGCGACGCGGGTGTCGCGTTGCATCTCATTTGCGGTAATCACGATTTCTGGGCAGGCCGTTTCCTGCGCGAGTCGCTGGGGTTTCACATTCACCTGGAGACGGAACTGCCGTTTGGCGATAAACGCGCCCGGCTCGTGCACGGCGACGGCATCAATCCGAACGACTGGAAATACCGCTTCTACAAGCGCATTGCACGCAATCCGTTTGTCGTCTGGGCATTCCGGCAATTGCATCCGGACTGGGCCATGGCGCTCGCGCGCGCGGTCAGCCACGGCAGCCGCACGCTGTACAAGGTCGTCGATCCCGCAAACGGCCCGGAAGCCCAATCGCTGCGGGAGTATGCATGCGGCGTGCTTGCGCGCGGAGAGGCCGATATCGTGATCTGCGGCCATGCCCATGCCGCGACGCTCGAGGAGCACCCAACACCCGGCGGCACGGGCCTGTACCTCAATCCCGGCGACTGGCTCGAGAACCGCGCCTTTGCCGTTTGGGACGGGGAGAGTTTCCGCTTGCGGCAGGGCATGCCCTGA
- a CDS encoding uroporphyrinogen-III decarboxylase-like protein, with the protein MKRFSVSIEPDWEGLRRCVLRQGEPERVHHIELFLDPEVQDAVCEGFGLCKELDRGDRYFGHRKQIILQSFLGYDYVRWSLERQEWPLHYVRAEDTAPLERKNGRNFVNMHAGPVTSWESFERYPWPDAAQASTEGLEWFEEHLPENMCIMGSGGFAHFAEHLTWLMGYETCCLALCEQRGLVEAIAQRLLEYYRVFLARLLQFDRVKIVWGSDDMGFRGGTLLAPADLREFVLAGHKLMARMSHDAGRPYLLHSCGNLDLTMEDLIEDVRIDAKHSFEDAIEPVTEAKRRYGHRIALLGGIDMDFLCRADEDSVRRRVRETLEACMPGGGYCLGTGNSVANYVPVDNYLAMLDEGRRFWA; encoded by the coding sequence ATGAAGCGGTTTTCGGTATCCATCGAGCCGGACTGGGAAGGACTGCGGCGCTGCGTTCTGCGGCAGGGAGAACCCGAGCGGGTTCATCATATCGAGTTGTTCCTCGACCCGGAGGTCCAGGACGCAGTCTGCGAGGGGTTTGGCCTGTGCAAGGAGCTGGACCGCGGCGACCGTTACTTTGGGCATCGGAAACAAATCATCCTGCAATCATTTCTGGGCTATGACTACGTGCGCTGGAGCCTCGAGCGCCAGGAATGGCCGTTGCACTACGTCAGGGCCGAGGACACCGCGCCGCTCGAACGCAAGAACGGCCGCAATTTCGTGAACATGCACGCAGGGCCGGTCACCAGCTGGGAATCGTTCGAGCGGTACCCTTGGCCGGATGCGGCGCAGGCATCGACGGAAGGACTGGAATGGTTTGAGGAGCACCTGCCGGAGAACATGTGCATCATGGGCAGCGGCGGGTTCGCCCATTTCGCCGAGCATCTGACCTGGCTCATGGGCTACGAGACTTGCTGCCTCGCCTTGTGCGAGCAGCGCGGCCTCGTGGAAGCGATCGCGCAGCGCCTGCTCGAATACTACCGCGTGTTCCTGGCGCGTCTGTTGCAATTCGACCGGGTCAAGATCGTCTGGGGCAGCGATGATATGGGTTTTCGCGGCGGCACCCTGCTCGCGCCCGCGGACTTGCGCGAGTTCGTGCTGGCCGGGCACAAGCTCATGGCGCGGATGTCCCATGACGCGGGCCGTCCCTATCTCCTGCACTCCTGCGGCAACCTCGATCTGACCATGGAAGACCTGATCGAAGACGTGCGGATCGACGCGAAGCATTCGTTCGAGGACGCAATCGAGCCTGTGACCGAAGCGAAGCGCAGGTACGGCCATCGCATCGCCTTGCTGGGCGGGATCGACATGGATTTTCTGTGCCGCGCGGACGAGGACTCAGTGCGCCGCCGCGTGCGCGAGACCCTAGAGGCGTGTATGCCGGGCGGCGGGTACTGCCTGGGCACGGGTAACAGCGTGGCCAATTACGTCCCCGTGGACAACTACCTCGCGATGCTCGACGAGGGCCGGCGCTTTTGGGCGTGA
- a CDS encoding Mut7-C ubiquitin/RNAse domain-containing protein has product MSPQVHIRIRFYEELNDLLPVRLRKRDIECHVAAGATVRHVIESFGVPHTEVDLVLVNGEAAGFENRVCNADRVSVYPVFETLPLAGVTRLREQPLRETRFLCDAHLGKLARRLRLLGFDTELAEHGQDREIVERALSELRIVLTCARGLLMRKAVTRGILIRHGPIDGQVRRVIERLHLQGECRPFTRCTACNGLMRTLTAEDAALERYGMQIPDRVRQCCAEFFACEQCGKVYWEGSHFPRLQALVSRYVSGGDCPR; this is encoded by the coding sequence ATGTCACCGCAGGTGCATATTCGGATTCGGTTCTATGAAGAACTGAACGACCTGCTGCCGGTTCGGCTGCGGAAGCGCGATATCGAATGCCACGTCGCGGCGGGCGCAACCGTGAGGCACGTCATCGAGTCTTTCGGCGTGCCGCATACCGAAGTGGACCTTGTCTTGGTAAACGGCGAGGCAGCGGGCTTTGAAAACAGGGTCTGTAACGCCGATCGCGTGAGCGTGTATCCCGTCTTCGAGACGCTGCCGCTTGCAGGCGTGACGCGCCTCCGGGAACAGCCTCTGCGCGAAACGCGATTCCTCTGCGACGCGCATTTGGGCAAACTGGCCCGGCGGTTGCGCTTGCTGGGCTTCGACACCGAGCTCGCTGAACACGGCCAGGACAGGGAAATCGTCGAGCGCGCATTGTCGGAGTTGCGCATCGTGCTTACGTGCGCTCGCGGCCTGCTCATGCGCAAGGCCGTGACCAGGGGCATCCTGATCCGCCACGGGCCCATCGACGGGCAGGTCCGCCGCGTTATCGAGCGCCTGCATTTGCAGGGGGAGTGCCGCCCATTCACGCGGTGCACGGCCTGCAACGGGCTCATGCGGACGCTCACCGCCGAGGATGCCGCCCTGGAACGTTACGGCATGCAGATTCCGGACCGTGTCCGGCAATGTTGCGCGGAATTCTTCGCCTGCGAACAATGCGGCAAGGTCTACTGGGAAGGAAGTCACTTTCCGCGCCTGCAAGCGTTGGTGTCCCGCTATGTAAGCGGCGGGGATTGCCCGCGTTGA
- a CDS encoding PQQ-binding-like beta-propeller repeat protein, which produces MIKVRLESPPGRAWLGRALRRVLTSKILWVVLLVALACGSFYFHFRPRITFIPVTTRGGELVIQGHGFGKQQRENYVLYRESDRPLDVFEGVRAWNDRGIVVDLPAEATAGGYVQVVKKTPLWEWASNAAPFVVRAPDLPSQPFGYDTPVRADSPWPVFRRDRRNTGRSTLPAIYTGDRPWSFRTSKGIFSTPVIDGEGTVYFGSADRHFYALNPDGTLKWRFQTGELIDSAAALHRVTPGEPPSVTFASGDGFLYHLRTDDGVVNPAERVLWTFNAAETPGAGYNNWWEGNVQIGFDGAIYAGNTNWNYYAIYPDGRLKWALPTRNNNWSVAGIGNDGTLFWGSCDTAVYAVAPDGQPRWKKRTLGFVAGSAAIGGDGTVYIGSFDTNVYAFAPDSPWPKWKFKTGDHVYASPALAEDAAGETTALYIGSTDGRLYALDPKGRLRWSYDAGDPIRSSPALGAGPDGEPDAIVYFGCGNGRLYALNTADGSRRWSFDTTPLETELRDRNDLNGSPALGQTGVYIGGEHGYLWYVPYDYCLRADCAGAFQPALARCDTRASEEWPDTLARLYYVTPGGNTLERFPENLPTATTITLRLVVREDGDTVKARVNPDGLNVAIEPDIPFHFEPSAGGDYLYVIPDDFLSPGADYALHITGTYLTGGRRVGNLTFGGRESGRIDNRFVFRAAPPDLPALPVTIGERETSAVEFTRLAVPVPTMLPSLNQIGFDFIEMILGAATVGPPDEQGRGDCVLWAIGGRHDEHGMLIANAGQSANTEADFTFALSGRYQGNDFILDARNVTLGVTGIDIPFRRLQLRGRLGPDGHVRPGATACAETPALAIPTFGPLLIMAGLANNLWEKLLVMGAYVTRPYPASGPANRRPAGVSVRNVEFHPPEDRKSGYVIATLRLKDGVAYPLDRHRPGILLLDAATHAAVPLDYGPGLRCTHDGHGNLSTITLKLACGEDLPEHLEAVVMLDVFPLHTETLR; this is translated from the coding sequence GTGATTAAGGTGCGTCTCGAGTCGCCGCCGGGGCGGGCCTGGCTTGGCCGGGCGTTGCGCCGCGTCCTCACGAGCAAAATCCTCTGGGTCGTGCTGCTGGTCGCGCTTGCCTGCGGCAGTTTCTATTTCCATTTCCGCCCCCGCATCACGTTCATCCCCGTCACTACGCGAGGCGGCGAATTGGTCATCCAGGGTCACGGCTTCGGCAAGCAGCAGCGCGAGAATTACGTGCTTTATCGTGAGTCGGACCGCCCGCTCGACGTTTTCGAAGGCGTGCGCGCCTGGAACGACCGTGGAATCGTCGTCGACCTGCCCGCCGAGGCCACCGCTGGCGGTTACGTGCAAGTGGTGAAGAAGACCCCGCTCTGGGAATGGGCGTCGAACGCGGCCCCGTTTGTCGTGCGCGCGCCCGACCTCCCCTCGCAGCCTTTCGGCTACGATACGCCCGTCCGCGCCGATTCGCCATGGCCGGTATTCCGGCGCGACCGGCGCAACACGGGCCGCAGCACGCTCCCGGCCATCTACACAGGCGACCGGCCCTGGTCGTTCCGGACAAGCAAGGGCATTTTCTCGACGCCCGTCATCGACGGCGAAGGCACGGTCTATTTCGGGTCGGCCGACCGCCACTTCTATGCCTTGAACCCGGACGGAACGCTGAAGTGGCGCTTTCAAACGGGCGAACTCATTGACTCGGCCGCGGCGCTGCATCGCGTGACGCCGGGCGAACCGCCATCGGTCACCTTCGCCTCAGGCGACGGCTTCCTCTATCACCTGCGCACGGATGACGGAGTCGTGAACCCAGCGGAGCGGGTGCTCTGGACCTTCAATGCCGCCGAGACGCCCGGCGCGGGGTACAATAATTGGTGGGAGGGCAACGTCCAGATCGGCTTTGACGGCGCCATCTACGCAGGCAACACGAACTGGAACTACTACGCGATCTACCCGGACGGCCGGCTCAAGTGGGCGCTGCCGACGCGCAATAACAACTGGTCCGTCGCGGGCATCGGCAACGACGGCACGCTGTTCTGGGGTTCCTGCGATACGGCGGTCTACGCGGTGGCGCCAGATGGCCAGCCGCGCTGGAAGAAACGGACGCTCGGCTTCGTGGCCGGTTCCGCCGCCATTGGCGGCGACGGCACGGTCTATATCGGGTCGTTCGATACGAACGTGTACGCGTTTGCGCCCGATTCGCCCTGGCCCAAATGGAAATTCAAGACCGGCGACCACGTTTATGCCTCGCCCGCGCTCGCGGAGGACGCCGCGGGCGAAACAACGGCACTCTACATCGGGTCGACTGATGGCCGCCTCTATGCGCTTGACCCGAAGGGCCGGCTGCGGTGGTCCTACGATGCGGGAGACCCGATCCGCTCGTCGCCCGCACTGGGCGCAGGCCCTGACGGCGAGCCGGACGCCATCGTCTATTTCGGCTGCGGCAACGGGCGGCTGTACGCGCTGAATACCGCGGACGGGTCGCGCCGCTGGTCTTTCGACACGACGCCGCTCGAAACGGAACTGCGCGACCGCAACGACCTGAACGGGTCGCCCGCGCTCGGCCAGACCGGCGTCTATATCGGCGGCGAGCATGGCTACCTCTGGTACGTGCCGTACGACTATTGCCTGCGCGCGGACTGCGCGGGCGCATTCCAGCCGGCGCTGGCGCGCTGCGACACCAGGGCCTCCGAGGAATGGCCTGACACCCTCGCGCGCCTCTATTACGTTACGCCCGGCGGGAACACGCTCGAACGTTTTCCCGAAAATCTGCCCACGGCCACGACCATCACGCTGCGGCTCGTGGTCCGCGAGGACGGCGACACGGTCAAGGCCCGGGTCAACCCCGACGGCCTGAACGTCGCAATCGAGCCGGATATCCCCTTCCACTTCGAACCGTCCGCGGGCGGCGATTATCTCTATGTGATTCCGGACGATTTTCTGAGTCCCGGCGCGGACTATGCCCTCCACATCACGGGGACTTACCTGACGGGCGGCAGGCGCGTCGGCAATCTGACATTCGGCGGGCGCGAATCCGGGCGCATCGATAACCGGTTCGTGTTCCGCGCCGCACCGCCGGACCTGCCCGCTCTTCCCGTGACCATCGGCGAGCGCGAAACCTCCGCGGTCGAATTCACGCGCCTTGCCGTGCCCGTGCCCACGATGCTGCCCAGCCTGAACCAGATCGGCTTCGATTTCATCGAGATGATTCTGGGCGCGGCCACGGTCGGCCCGCCGGACGAACAGGGCCGGGGCGATTGCGTCTTGTGGGCCATCGGCGGGCGCCACGACGAGCACGGGATGCTCATCGCGAACGCGGGCCAAAGCGCGAACACGGAGGCCGATTTTACATTTGCGCTGAGCGGTCGCTACCAAGGCAACGATTTCATCCTCGACGCGCGCAATGTCACGTTGGGCGTGACCGGCATCGACATCCCCTTCCGCCGGCTGCAACTGCGCGGCCGGCTCGGCCCGGACGGCCACGTGCGGCCCGGCGCGACGGCCTGCGCTGAAACGCCCGCGCTCGCCATACCCACCTTCGGACCCTTGCTCATCATGGCCGGGCTCGCCAACAACCTATGGGAAAAACTACTGGTCATGGGCGCGTACGTGACGCGGCCCTATCCCGCGTCCGGGCCGGCGAACCGCAGGCCCGCGGGCGTTAGCGTGCGCAATGTGGAGTTTCACCCGCCCGAGGACCGAAAGTCAGGCTACGTCATCGCGACGCTGCGCCTTAAAGACGGCGTCGCATACCCGCTGGACCGGCACCGGCCCGGCATCCTGCTGCTTGACGCGGCTACTCACGCGGCGGTGCCGCTGGATTATGGTCCCGGCCTCCGCTGCACACACGACGGCCACGGCAACCTCAGCACGATCACGCTGAAGCTTGCCTGCGGCGAAGACCTGCCGGAACATCTCGAGGCAGTAGTCATGCTCGACGTGTTCCCCCTGCACACGGAAACGCTTCGGTAA